From the Candidatus Binatus sp. genome, one window contains:
- a CDS encoding 1,4-dihydroxy-2-naphthoate polyprenyltransferase, giving the protein MSGQAIENLDPPGFSVWLAAARPRTLTAAAAPVMVGLALAQRTGHLRAMLGLMTLLAALLIQIGTNLANDYFDFVAGADTAARLGPLRVTQAGLVEPSTVRNAALGVLGLAALVGCYLVSVGGWPILSIGIVSLAAAIAYTAGPWPLAYNGLGDAFVFVFFGLAAVNGTVFLQTGAATSLSIAASIPIACLVTAILVVNNLRDVDTDARAGKRTLAVQFGQGFARAEYAGLVAIAFLMTPVLAWLGGAMLLLPIAAAPLAFGEIRAICRRTGTELNQSLARTAALHLTYGLLLTLALIL; this is encoded by the coding sequence GTGAGCGGTCAAGCGATCGAAAATTTGGATCCGCCGGGCTTTTCGGTTTGGCTTGCCGCTGCTCGACCGCGGACTTTAACCGCTGCCGCGGCGCCCGTGATGGTGGGTTTGGCTTTGGCCCAGCGCACCGGCCACCTAAGAGCGATGCTCGGCCTGATGACCCTGCTCGCGGCATTGCTGATTCAGATCGGCACCAACCTCGCCAATGATTATTTCGACTTCGTCGCGGGAGCCGACACCGCCGCGCGGCTCGGACCGCTTCGCGTCACGCAGGCAGGCCTGGTCGAGCCTTCGACGGTCAGGAACGCGGCGCTCGGCGTGCTCGGTCTTGCGGCGCTCGTCGGATGCTACCTCGTATCGGTCGGTGGATGGCCGATTCTGAGCATCGGGATCGTGTCACTGGCGGCGGCGATCGCATACACCGCCGGACCCTGGCCGCTCGCGTACAACGGCTTGGGCGATGCGTTCGTGTTTGTATTTTTTGGTCTCGCGGCGGTGAACGGGACGGTGTTTCTTCAGACCGGCGCCGCGACCTCGCTTTCGATCGCAGCCTCGATTCCGATTGCATGCCTGGTCACCGCAATTCTGGTCGTGAACAATTTACGCGACGTCGACACCGACGCCCGCGCCGGGAAGCGCACGCTTGCGGTGCAGTTCGGGCAAGGTTTCGCACGGGCCGAGTACGCCGGGCTGGTTGCGATTGCGTTCCTGATGACGCCGGTGCTCGCCTGGCTCGGCGGCGCGATGTTGTTGTTGCCAATCGCAGCCGCGCCGCTCGCGTTTGGGGAAATACGCGCGATTTGCCGGCGCACCGGGACGGAGTTGAATCAGAGCCTCGCGCGAACCGCCGCGCTTCATCTGACCTACGGCCTGCTGCTGACCCTGGCGCTCATCCTTTGA
- the menB gene encoding 1,4-dihydroxy-2-naphthoyl-CoA synthase — translation MQIEWHDVHNYKDIKFQKAEGIARISINRPEVRNAFRPLTVTELLDAFGRAREDGEIGVIILTGEGTEAFCSGGDQRIRGEQGYVGADGVPRLNVLDLQKLIRSIPKPVIAMVAGFAIGGGHVLHVVCDLTIAADNAVFGQTGPRVGSFDGGLGASQLARLVGQKKAREIWYLCRRYSAAEALDMGLVNVVVPLAQLEETTLQWCREILAQSPMALRCLKSAFNAEMDGLAGIQELAGNTTLLYYMTEEAQEGRNAYNQKRKPDFSRFKRVP, via the coding sequence GTGCAAATCGAATGGCATGACGTGCACAATTACAAAGACATCAAATTTCAAAAGGCCGAAGGAATAGCGCGAATTTCGATCAACCGCCCCGAGGTTCGCAACGCATTTCGTCCGCTCACGGTCACGGAGTTGCTCGACGCCTTCGGGCGCGCGCGCGAAGACGGCGAGATTGGCGTGATCATCCTGACCGGTGAGGGCACTGAGGCCTTTTGCAGCGGTGGCGATCAGCGCATCCGCGGCGAGCAGGGTTACGTCGGCGCCGACGGCGTTCCGCGCCTCAACGTGCTCGACCTGCAGAAGCTGATTCGCAGCATCCCGAAACCTGTCATCGCGATGGTGGCCGGCTTCGCGATCGGCGGCGGTCATGTGCTGCACGTAGTATGCGATCTGACTATTGCAGCCGACAACGCGGTCTTCGGCCAGACCGGTCCCAGGGTCGGAAGTTTCGACGGCGGCCTCGGCGCGTCGCAACTCGCGCGGCTCGTCGGTCAGAAAAAAGCTCGCGAGATTTGGTACCTGTGCCGGCGCTATAGCGCGGCCGAAGCGCTCGATATGGGACTGGTCAACGTGGTTGTGCCACTGGCGCAATTAGAAGAGACGACCCTCCAGTGGTGCCGCGAGATTCTCGCTCAAAGCCCGATGGCGCTGCGATGCCTCAAGTCGGCATTCAATGCCGAGATGGATGGCTTGGCGGGAATCCAGGAACTGGCTGGAAATACCACCTTGCTCTACTACATGACCGAAGAGGCGCAGGAGGGCCGCAACGCCTACAACCAGAAGCGCAAGCCCGACTTCTCGAGGTTCAAGCGCGTGCCGTGA
- a CDS encoding isochorismate synthase, translating to MVGGFGFSDRACQAHEWREFPPAWIFLPRLLWVRRGARCTLTMTWAKDDRDSVDRILARALQPPHPCHRSANPPPLLDIRPSAATPLERNDWRERVERVRSQILCGALKKVVLSRRLAIETASPIDPARFIDSARAARPSCVNFFVSPRTTSFVGSTPERLVELDGETVTSSALAGSVPRGDNPPADRALGDSLLSSEKNLEEHQYVVNALASALESVASPLNVSARPRLMLLPEAQHLFTRIEGRLREPRSVIELAGLLHPTPAVCGVPRQAARAIIEREEPERGWYTGAVGWIDAKGQGEFAVALRAGVIDGSAMYLFGGAGIVAGSDSEAEFAETENKLTALIGSTTLG from the coding sequence ATGGTCGGGGGCTTTGGCTTTTCCGATCGCGCCTGCCAGGCGCACGAATGGCGCGAGTTCCCACCCGCATGGATCTTCCTACCCAGGCTTTTGTGGGTCCGCCGTGGCGCGCGATGCACCCTGACTATGACTTGGGCAAAGGACGACAGGGACTCAGTCGATCGTATCCTCGCACGAGCGCTCCAGCCCCCGCACCCTTGCCATCGGTCCGCAAATCCGCCGCCACTTTTGGATATCCGGCCTTCAGCGGCAACGCCGCTGGAGCGCAATGATTGGCGCGAGCGCGTCGAACGCGTCCGCTCGCAAATTCTTTGCGGCGCGCTGAAAAAGGTCGTGCTGTCCCGGCGCCTGGCGATCGAAACCGCTTCGCCAATCGATCCTGCACGTTTCATCGATTCAGCGCGTGCCGCGCGCCCCTCGTGCGTCAACTTCTTCGTCAGCCCCCGGACTACCTCGTTCGTCGGCTCCACGCCTGAACGGCTGGTCGAGCTCGACGGAGAAACTGTCACCTCAAGTGCGCTGGCGGGTTCCGTGCCGCGCGGCGACAACCCTCCAGCAGATCGCGCGCTCGGCGATTCGCTGCTCAGTTCGGAGAAAAACCTCGAGGAGCACCAATATGTCGTCAATGCGCTCGCGTCAGCGCTGGAATCCGTGGCTTCGCCGTTGAACGTTTCCGCGCGGCCGCGCCTGATGCTCTTGCCCGAGGCGCAGCATCTGTTCACCCGGATCGAGGGCCGCTTGCGTGAACCTCGCAGCGTCATCGAACTGGCAGGACTGCTTCACCCGACCCCCGCCGTATGCGGTGTGCCGCGCCAAGCGGCCCGCGCAATCATCGAGCGCGAGGAACCCGAGCGCGGCTGGTACACCGGCGCCGTTGGTTGGATTGACGCCAAAGGCCAGGGTGAGTTCGCAGTCGCGCTGCGCGCAGGGGTTATCGACGGCAGCGCGATGTATCTCTTCGGGGGCGCCGGGATCGTCGCAGGTTCCGACTCCGAAGCGGAGTTTGCGGAGACTGAAAATAAGCTGACCGCGCTCATCGGGAGCACCACCCTTGGGTAA
- the menH gene encoding 2-succinyl-6-hydroxy-2,4-cyclohexadiene-1-carboxylate synthase, with protein sequence MNRRVAIGTATVEFSDEGPSALSPEMAARDPVVLLHGFTGSKESWRELREQLRPDRRVVSIDLPGHGGTRVGIDVENYSIEHAAAMVIRLLTEVLAVPRFSILGYSMGGRLALFIALNYGAHINRLVLESASPGIADCGDRAARRHADAELAAFAESAGIEAFVKRWESIPLFESMARMPAERIDRLRRERLGCRIEELARSLRGMGTGAQPWLGGELPALRMPILAIAGALDFKFTAIGEQIAALASDARFEAIGGAGHAPHLERPHEFNRVVADFLGRKP encoded by the coding sequence ATGAATCGTCGAGTTGCGATCGGCACTGCGACCGTCGAATTCAGCGACGAAGGTCCATCCGCCTTGTCGCCGGAGATGGCGGCGCGCGATCCCGTCGTCCTGCTGCACGGTTTTACCGGCAGCAAGGAAAGTTGGCGCGAACTGCGCGAGCAACTCCGGCCGGACCGGCGCGTCGTCAGCATCGATTTGCCCGGACACGGAGGCACTCGAGTCGGAATCGACGTTGAAAATTATTCGATCGAGCACGCGGCGGCGATGGTGATTCGCTTGCTCACGGAGGTTCTCGCAGTCCCGCGCTTCTCGATCCTCGGTTACTCGATGGGCGGCAGGCTCGCGCTGTTTATCGCGCTCAATTACGGCGCTCATATCAACCGGCTGGTGCTGGAAAGCGCTTCTCCCGGTATCGCGGACTGCGGCGATCGGGCAGCTCGGAGACACGCCGACGCGGAGCTGGCGGCGTTCGCCGAGAGCGCCGGAATCGAAGCGTTCGTCAAACGATGGGAGTCGATACCGCTGTTTGAGTCGATGGCGCGGATGCCGGCCGAAAGGATCGATCGTTTGCGACGTGAGCGGCTTGGCTGCCGCATCGAAGAGCTTGCGCGAAGTCTCCGCGGCATGGGAACTGGTGCGCAGCCATGGCTCGGCGGCGAATTACCGGCACTGCGCATGCCGATCCTCGCGATCGCGGGCGCGCTGGACTTCAAGTTCACCGCCATCGGCGAGCAAATCGCCGCTCTGGCCAGTGATGCGCGCTTTGAAGCGATCGGCGGCGCGGGTCACGCACCGCATCTCGAACGTCCCCACGAATTCAACCGCGTCGTCGCTGATTTTCTTGGCCGCAAACCGTAA
- the menD gene encoding 2-succinyl-5-enolpyruvyl-6-hydroxy-3-cyclohexene-1-carboxylic-acid synthase — protein MEPSRNPNSRAAALMMQEFARCGVAHACISPGSRSTAIVTGLLRAPAVRPWVILDERSAGFFALGMARETGCPVILVCTSGTAAANYMPAVVEASLSKIPLIVITADRPPEARDCRSAQTIDQVRMFGSHARWSVDLATPAAGLDLDNYYRTIACRAFATATEMPAGPVHLNLPMREPLIDVSEERERLARISESESAADKSRSPYARVYPARPSLPPDSIGALADKLRGCDRGLIVCGPAAPSPDAACSIVRLAGRLNWPILADPLSGLRAGRHDRSRIVDAYDVLLRDPAFCEANQPDAVIQFGDPPVSKCLGQFLASRSRRSHLMVAEPGTWPDPLQIASDVAQVGTVELCDSLCDSLDDAPKMSPWLDSWLAASARSRAALDAMLADETTMFEGKVVAELMRLAPDGCAVHTGNSMPVRDFDTFVGQSDRDTALFCNRGANGIDGVLATALGAAAARKAPTILVLGDLSLLHDIGALQIAARYPVHLLVIVINNDGGGIFSFLPQASLGDSFETFFATPHGLDFEDAAALGRARYARAGSWSEFNAAVGHALDHRGLHLLEVRGDRARNLAMHRRLIVTALSRVRAAPGQGTIR, from the coding sequence TTGGAACCATCGCGTAATCCCAATAGCCGCGCCGCCGCCCTCATGATGCAGGAGTTCGCCCGATGCGGCGTCGCCCACGCCTGTATTTCACCGGGCTCCCGCTCCACCGCGATCGTCACCGGCCTGCTCCGCGCGCCCGCAGTCCGGCCATGGGTCATCCTCGACGAACGCAGCGCCGGATTCTTTGCGCTCGGGATGGCGCGTGAGACCGGTTGCCCCGTCATCCTCGTATGCACCTCGGGCACCGCCGCCGCCAACTACATGCCCGCAGTCGTCGAGGCTTCCCTGTCGAAGATTCCGCTGATCGTCATCACCGCCGACCGTCCGCCCGAGGCGCGCGATTGCCGCTCCGCACAGACCATCGATCAGGTCAGGATGTTCGGTAGTCACGCGCGATGGAGCGTCGATCTCGCCACTCCCGCCGCGGGCCTCGATCTCGACAACTATTACCGGACGATCGCTTGCCGCGCGTTCGCCACCGCAACGGAAATGCCGGCCGGACCGGTGCATCTGAACCTGCCGATGCGAGAGCCGCTGATCGACGTGAGCGAGGAGCGCGAACGGCTTGCACGCATCAGTGAAAGCGAATCCGCGGCGGATAAATCGCGCTCGCCGTACGCGCGGGTTTATCCCGCGCGCCCGAGTCTGCCGCCTGATTCGATTGGCGCGCTCGCCGACAAGCTGCGCGGCTGCGATCGAGGTCTGATAGTATGCGGCCCTGCCGCGCCATCGCCCGATGCGGCCTGCTCGATTGTGCGGCTCGCCGGGCGGCTCAACTGGCCGATCCTCGCCGATCCATTGTCGGGTCTTCGCGCCGGCCGTCACGACCGATCGAGGATCGTCGATGCCTACGACGTTCTGCTCCGCGACCCGGCGTTTTGCGAGGCTAATCAGCCCGACGCCGTGATCCAGTTCGGCGATCCTCCCGTCTCGAAGTGCCTCGGACAATTTCTCGCCTCGCGATCGCGCCGATCCCACCTGATGGTCGCGGAGCCGGGAACCTGGCCCGATCCGCTTCAAATAGCCTCCGACGTGGCGCAAGTCGGGACAGTTGAACTGTGCGACTCGCTGTGCGACTCGCTCGACGACGCGCCGAAGATGTCGCCGTGGCTCGATTCGTGGCTTGCGGCATCGGCGCGATCGCGCGCGGCGCTCGACGCGATGCTCGCCGATGAAACTACGATGTTCGAGGGCAAGGTCGTCGCCGAGCTGATGCGATTGGCGCCGGACGGTTGCGCCGTGCATACCGGCAACAGTATGCCGGTGCGCGACTTCGATACCTTCGTCGGACAGTCGGACCGCGACACTGCTCTGTTTTGCAATCGCGGCGCCAATGGCATCGACGGAGTACTCGCAACTGCCTTGGGTGCGGCCGCCGCGAGAAAAGCACCGACCATTCTCGTGCTGGGCGACCTGAGCCTTCTCCACGATATCGGCGCCCTGCAAATCGCGGCGCGCTACCCCGTCCATCTGCTCGTGATCGTGATTAACAATGACGGCGGAGGAATTTTCTCATTTCTGCCCCAGGCCTCGCTCGGCGACAGCTTCGAAACCTTCTTCGCTACCCCGCACGGACTTGATTTCGAGGATGCTGCCGCGCTGGGCCGGGCACGATACGCGCGCGCTGGCTCGTGGAGCGAATTCAACGCCGCGGTCGGACACGCTCTCGATCATCGCGGCTTGCACTTGCTCGAGGTTCGAGGCGATCGAGCCCGCAACCTCGCGATGCATCGCCGGCTGATCGTGACGGCGCTCAGCCGGGTTCGCGCCGCGCCCGGTCAGGGAACAATCCGATGA